Genomic DNA from Schistocerca serialis cubense isolate TAMUIC-IGC-003099 chromosome 5, iqSchSeri2.2, whole genome shotgun sequence:
GGATTTCTcaaaaaatataaacatttatttggaTTTTACTAACGAAACCTGTTTTCCAAAGGTGATTTTGCATAAATAGATTGAAATATGATAGTAATTTCTGTGCTATATGTTGTTAGAGTTATATCTTTAGTTTTTGCTCAGTTAGTTGTACAAGTTTGAAGTGCAAGGATAGGGTAAAAGTTATGTGTACTATAttgatttgtattgtgaagtgatatgACTGAAAATATGTGAGTTACTTACCAGAAAGTCCACCAGAATTCATATGATTTCATAGAAGCAATCCAAACACCCTCTAGAAGATCATAAAAAGTTATACAAAAAACCTTCCCACATTACAATACTGTAATGCTTTTGGAAGAAAATCATGTGCAAGTGTTATAGTGCATTAGCAATGCCTTCCCCATTCTCTTGAGTTTGACCTCTGACTTGTCATTTGGGGATGCTGAGACAGTATTTCAGGTAACTGAGGGGAGGACATTGTATAGGGACACcctcctccagcattacttttccTGAACACAAGTAGTTGATACCAAAAATAATTACAActttttaaacaggttaatattaccTCAGATGTTTTCCTAAAAGagattcatatgattttgtacatggTGTGGTATATTTCATGCTATAATCcataaaaaagaaattactttaattTCATTACTACAATCAATATATACCAGCTCTgtacatacagttaaaattacttctttttagaaatatttgaaattatgaaatatttagtacacttaaaattcctattattaattgtgcaatctGATGATGTTTATTATGTTTACTTCTAGATTCATTTattaaataatgatataaattggtggagatttatttgtcaagaaaatttgtaaactctttggaatattgttagtactgcagaatgaatgaggagtagtgggcatgcctctgatgtgatcagatgtgtttttatttttggcaataacaatgtaattgtcAGTTTTGTTGAAGTAGAAATTGTGAATAtggtgtgatatagaaaaatgtgagagaataaaattTACAGAAATGGAAATTACTTCCCAGGCAATACTTTGTAGTAGTAAttgcactacataaaggaaaacacttgtgtggaatttataccGTGAACGTCcacctttattgtaccgcacaaacacgatagatacatacgttaacgcgggaaacGAACACTGGTCGTGTCCTCCAAAGAACGCTACTCGTAAAGAGAATATCTCAGTGTCTTGTcaactatcgacttgtcactcccacacagccccccctcctcccctgaagTGCAGAGCACCCGGTATGGtggggtacttaaacttcacctctcGGCCTGCCCGAGTGCGGATAGCGCGGGTGTGGGTGCTGCTTGATGATTCTGTTGCTGCATTAGGTCCCCTGGTGTGGGGCTCCTGTGGATCACAACTGTCTGGTTCTGTGGAAGGTGTGGGTTTGTTGCAAGTTGTGTCTGAAGTCGTCTGTGAGACTGTAGTCGGTGCTGtcattgtccaagcgggttttacTCGCTCAATGGCAACCTTGGTCGACTTTccctggaggaggatatccattgtgtgtgtgtcccaTCCTAGTACTTGGTATGGTCCAGTGTACGGTGGCTGTAACGAATGACGTACCaggtctgtgcggagcatgatgtgggaacaagtatcgaGGGACTTGTGTATGTACACTGGATGCATGCCGTGTTGAGACGTCAGGGCTGCACGTAGCGTCtctgcctgcttcctcatttgttgcaagaggtggggtagtTGTGTGTCATCTGGGAGAGGAAATGGTCCAAGGAATTCTGCTGGAACTCGGAGCGGTCCTTCATACACCACCTCTGCCGATGAACAATTGACGTCTGTTTTTAATGCGGGCCGTAACCCCAACAAAACCAATGGCAACGCTTGAGTCAATGAGTCCTCGTGGCACATCAAGGCAGCCTTTAAGGTccggtgccacctttccaccaaaccATTGCTAGCCGGGTGGTAGCTAGTAGTACGGTTTTGTTGGAAGCCGCAGAGTTTAGACAGTTGCTGGAACAGTGTTGACTAAAACTGGCATCCTTGGTCGGTGGTAACGAAAAATGGGCACCCAAAACGAGCCATCCAAGTTTCCAAGAATGCCCATGcagtagtctctgcagaaatgtTCCTGATTGGTTAGCCTCTGCCCACCACGTGCAACAACCCACTGCCgtaaacaagtacctgtaacctTCTGAAGGGGGAGGGGTCCAACCAAGTCAATGTGTACATGCCCAAAACGTGCCGTTGTGTTTGGGAATTGTCCTACTGGAGCATGAACATGGCGTCCCACTTTGCTACGTTGACACTGATAGCACCTGCGGCCCACTCCcgtgtatctttcttgattgaaggccacacaaaacggTCCGCCACTAATTTCACTGAGGCATTGGTTCCCGGGTGTGCCAGGTTATGAATGCTGTCGAATACCTTTCATTGGAACTGGGAGGTGATGTATGGGTGTGGTCTAACTGTGGAGGTGTCGCACCATACCTTACAtgggctgcaggggacgtccacaAGTTGTAAACGTAGGCCAGTGGACGGGTCCACCAACAAGGACTGCAGCTGCGCATCTGAAGCCTGAGCCCTTGCCAATTCGGAATAATCCAACATTGGACTTATCCCATTAATACGTGAGAAATAGTCTGCCCCAATGTTGTCGGCACCATGGATGTGACACACATCTGTtgaaaactggcatataaactctatatggcAGGCCTGGCGGGGGGAACATGAATTGCTGACTTTGTTGAAGGCAGCCACGAGAGGTTTGTGGTTGGTGTATATGGTGAATTGCCTGCCCTCAACTAAGGGACAGAAGTGCCTGACGTTTTCATACATTGCAAGGAGTTCCCTGTCATATGCACTCCAACGAGTTTGACTCATCTGCTGTTTTTGTGAGAAGAAACTTAGTGGCTGccaatgacccttcactctctgCTCAAGTGCTGCCCCGATTGTGACTTGGCTTGCGTCCACTACTATGGCTAGCTGAGCTCCTGGTGCAGGGTGTGCAAGCCCCACTGCgttgtgaaggctgttttgcagtgccttgaaagccgagtccatctcgggtgtccatgggagtgggtgcttgccaattttgttgtgtccgGCCAAGGCATTGTTCAGTGGCATCTGG
This window encodes:
- the LOC126481831 gene encoding uncharacterized protein LOC126481831 is translated as MSNNGKSRIEYVNCSSAEVVYEGPLRVPAEFLGPFPLPDDTQLPHLLQQMRKQAETLRAALTSQHGMHPVYIHKSLDTCSHIMLRTDLVRHSLQPPYTGPYQVLGWDTHTMDILLQGKSTKVAIERVKPAWTMTAPTTVSQTTSDTTCNKPTPSTEPDSCDPQEPHTRGPNAATESSSSTHTRAIRTRAGREVKFKYPTIPGALHFRGGGGAVWE